From the genome of Tenrec ecaudatus isolate mTenEca1 chromosome 1, mTenEca1.hap1, whole genome shotgun sequence:
GCCGACTTCTGATTTGTGGCATTCATTTCCCCATACTACTGAATAAACTAGTTCTGTCGGGTGGACGGAGCATGGTACTTCCTACTTCCGCACGGCACCTGCaggctggaggacagacagcaggcAGGGCCTGGGGGCCTCAGGCTCCTCATTGTGGGCCCCAGAAGGGACCCCCAAATGGTCATGTCGACCCAGGCAGTTCCAAGGGTCCCAGGTGGCCTCCTCTCAAGGAAGCAGTGACCGCTGGACATGCAGGTTTCTAGCTTGCCCCCTCAGGACAGGCTTCCTGGAGGCGACATGCAGGTGGCACAGAAGGTGGAGAATTTATTAACTACTCGCACTCCAGAGCCTGGTGGCTCATGGTTACGGTTAGGCTGCTGaccgcaagaccagcagttcaaaaccaccagccactcctcaggagaaagaggcagctttcCACTCCGtcaacagtctccgaaacccacaggagcggttctGCCGTCTGCCTGGCTTGCTGGGAGCTGGAAtgggctcggtggcagtgggcaTGATATGGACTCGCCCCGGCCAAAACCTTGCGTTCTCCAAGTCTCTGCTCTTCCCACGTCTGTCTGACATGCTTCAAAGGCTGGGGTTAACACGAGGACACGATCAGGTAGCAGTTAATGAGCCCCGGGACCAGACGAGCAACTTAATCTGTCTGAGCCTCGTTTCTCCAGCTGCAGATGATGATGATGTTAATAGCATCCGCGTAATGGAGCGtttatgaggattaaatgagttcACACACATGGAAAGTGCTTAAAACAGTCCATAGTGTGCTGTCTGAGGCTAATAAACTcacgtgcatgcgtgtgtgtgcgtgtgtatgcatgcgtgtgcgtgtgtttgcgtgtgtatgcatgcgtgtgtgcgtgtgtgtgtgtaaggtaaGTGAAGGGGAGGGTGGATGTCGAATGCTTAACAACAGAAAAGTCACAAGCCGAGCGTAGTGGGAGGGAAGTTAGCAGCCCTGCGCTGAACTAGGAGGACAGCTGTGGCAGGTAGGCCTCCTCCTGGCTGGCACTGCCTACTGACTCTGGGAAGTACAGTTGGTCTGCTAGGGTAACTATGGGAAAGGCTGTGCCCTCCCTAGGCACCAGGTGGCAGGGGCAAGTGCGTGCCTACAGCTCAGGCAATATGCCACCTGCGTGCAGGCCACACCTGGGACTGCTAGCTGACCTTCCAGAGCCGGAAATCAACACCTGGCAGGCGCAGAGAAGTTCACACTTGTTTTCTTGCCGTATCCCAACTGCTCCGCATCTACCTCCACCCCTTTTCCCCACATGAAATCTTGCGATCCTGGAGGCCGCTGGAGTTGCTTTACCATGATACCCAGGAAAAAGTGAAAAGTGAATGCCTACTTTGCCATCCACGTTGAGCAGGTAGAGGTGCCAAATGAACCCTAACACCCACTGCAAAAAGAAAGACGCACCAAGGAAGTGCAAGTcccagcaggaagaggaagacctCTGCCATGTCCATGCAGGGCGCTTGCAGGCATGGGGGACATGGGGGGGCATGGGGGTCAGCCGTGAGTGCACTGTCCCTTTGCCCAGGTTCTTGCTGGCTTCCTCCGGTCACAGGTAGTTCAAAAGGCGGGAATTTGTCTGAGAACTCTACGAGGAATTGTCTTGGAGCTGGTTCAATTGTCAGAGGCCAGGGGTACAGGGAGACCCAATCCTGAATCTACTAAATGAGCCTTtgccattcattcaacaaacaacCACCATCTTGcatctgaatgttttccaataaCATGAAACTCCAGCTTGAATCCCAGCACCAACTCTAGGCACTGCAGAGGCTCAGGAAGCCTTGCACCAGCCCCCAAGTCCAGAAGCCTAGAGGAGATGCAATGAGGTCTTTCAGCAGCACCTGGCTGAAGGGATCAGGAGACCTGAGCGCGGGGCACGGGGCACCGTCACAAGCTGCTCTGCAGAGGAGGAGCTAGGGGTTTCTAGGGGACCCCACTCTCCTGGGAAGGACTTTCACCTTGAGAGCAGACAGTCATTCATCTGGAAGCTGGCTCCATACCCCTCTGCACACAGTGAACTCCCTGGGTATCTATGGAGACTGGTTCCAAGTCATTCACACATACCTAAGGCCTGACATGAAACCCTGGAGCATTTGCGTTTCCACCGCTCACTCAtcagtttgccatactgtggtggccgtgatgctggaagtggGGCCaagcagtatttcaaataccagcaggagtgcccctggtgggcaggtttcagcagaaagtTTCAGACAATCTAGGAAGGACGAGGCAGACAGCTTCTGAAAAAACAAGCCACTGGAAACCTTACGAACAGGTGTGGAAGGTTGAGAACGGTGCCCGGAAACAAGCCCCTTGAGGTGGGAGCACTCAGAATACAGCTATGGAGAAGCTGCCCCTGGCAAAGTacagaaaacaaacatcctcaccactggactgaTAGGCCACATCACGAGAAACCGAGCAAAGACTCAAGTGGTCAAGAATTGCATTGCACTGGCCTCTGCAACCAACATTCCCCGGGGGCAGCACTCAAAGGGCATGATGCACTGGGCAAATGTCGCCCTGCGGACGAAGGTGTGCCTGTCAAAAGCCATGGGGTTTCCAGTGGCCTCATGCACTGTGAATGCCAGGCGATGGATACAGAGGACCGGGGAGAATggaggcatttgaattaaggcatccgctgccagaagaacagacaagtcTGCCTTGGAAGAGGTAGAGGTGGGAGGCTTCTTGGAATCGTAGAGACTGCCTCACACACTTTTATCAggccagaccagtccctggagaaggacatcctgcttaacaaagagaagaccctcaacagATGGACaccgggctgcaacaatgggctcagaggaCACGCTGGAGGATGTCGGGGTCCCGGTAGcgtggtacacagggtcactatgagttggaacggacttgaaGGCACCAAACATCAACGGTTTGCACATAACCTGCACACCTCCTCTTGCTGATTCTAAATCAAGAGGTTATAAGATTACTTACAATGGCAAACACTGTGTAAATCAGATGTAATACCTCATGCTCCACTTAACCTTCCAGGGATTGCTTTGATCGTTGAATTggttgtcccccacccccaagcgtTCTGATCCCCGGTTGGTTGCATCCACAGCTACAGGACCCGTGGCATGGAGAGTCGACTGCACTTAACTTTGATCTGGACCTTTAATAATCTATGAGTCTTGGAAGGAGGCAGCCTGTTCCTATCTAGGCCAAGAAGAGGGGCGGAGTAGCCACATGCTGATGAGCTGCAGCCTCAAGGCCAAGGGCCTGTTGGTGCCCCTGCTTAAAAAGCCTAGATCGATACCCTCCCCAGAATGACACAGGGGGCTCCTCCAAGTCAGATATTGGACGAGACCCACTTTCATACAATATAAAAATACGTTTATTTTGAGAAAGACTGGTAGAGTAAGTATATCACAAAGTGGCCAGGTAGCTGCCCCTCCCAGTGGAGGTCAGGAGTCAGAGGGGCCCCTCTCCAGAGGCCACATGCATGtgactgcccaccccccacccccagcagggaAGCAAGAGGTTGGAAGGGGGTGGATGAGGCCACCTAGTTTCCTGCAGttttcaagttctgtttgttcaTCTCGAGACCAGGAGTTAACCTCTTTTTCCTGAATCTGCTTTCAACCCAGAGAGTTTAACCACCCCCTGAAGTTCAACCCTAATCCACCCGTTTCCCAAGGTCTCAACTCCTGGGGGACCAGCCCTGGTAGCATCTCCTCCACGGGTCCTGGGCCAGGAGAGTCAGGGCCAGGGTCTGCCTCCAACaagagggctggggagacccagaagAGGAGGGGTCAGGCAGCATCTGTAGAGATTGGCTACTGAAGTTTGCTTGATGTCCGGATCTCCTTACCTAAAGGGGCAGAAAGGGGCAGGGCTTGACACTGCCCTACTTCTTCCAGGCCATTTGCCACCCAGCTGAGTTCCAACTCCCAGGTTTCATCAGCTGGGAAGAGATAGGACCCCCATGCCCATCTTGCTACAGGACCCACAGAGGATTTGGAGCACCAAACATGATGGGGTACCTAGCCCAGGATGGAtggcaaaagagagagaaagcgcCCTAACCAGACGGACCTGGTAGGCCCTGGAACGGCGGCTTTCCTGGGGGCCTGCAGATTGCTGCGTGTAGCACCGGTGGCAGGGAGATTTGGTCGCCTGGAAACAGGAACTTGATGGAGGTGAACAAGAAAAAGGAGTTAGCAGAATGTTCAATCGAGTTTCTGAAAAGAAATATTAGATGAGAGCAGAGTGAGTTTGGGATTGGTACCCCCTCCCCCAATGTGTGTAGGGGGGAATCAAGTATTCAAGAACCAGACTCAGATTCTTGGCCCAACTTCATCTCTCCTTAACGCAGTCTCCCCAGCATCCAAAGAGTTTGAAGCAAGCCAGAAAGCGCTCACTGTTGTGGGCTCCGGGCAGGTGGAGCCAATCTGGGCACCGTAGGGGCTCTTCTCCCCATTTCTTACCCATAGGGCCACACATCCTCACCTCGGTGGCCTGCAGCACTTGGTCTTGGAAGCCCTTTGTGACTTGACAGAGAATCTGGAGGAGGACCACCTTTGCAGGGCAGTACACTCCGGCTGGAGAGTGGCATGCGACcggcaggcctggggaggcccgtGGGGACCGGCAGCCGACTTGAAGGCTTAGCAGCTGCACCTTGCAGCGGGGCTGGGCGCTGAGAGTTGCTGGCGGAAGGCTGCTGTGGGGCCAGGACTGGCCTGGCAGGGGCAGCTGGGCCGGGTGAGAGGAATACTGAGGTCAGGGGAGAGTCACATCCTCCTCGTGCCCAGCCCAGCGCTGCTGCCTAGCTCTCCCACCTGCTCGGGCTCGCCCACTGGGCCTGGCTTGCCCCGGGACCGGGACCTGAGCAGCTGGTCGGCATGGAAGGGTGGAGCGGCTTGGGGGTGTGGATcggctgggaggggtggatcgcTTTGCGGGGGTGGATCGGCTTGGGGGGGTAGATCGGCTTGGGGGGGTGGATCGGTTTGCGGGGCTGGATCGGCTTGGAGGCGTGGATCGGGCAAGAGGAGAAGATGCTGGGCTTTTTGATGCAGGGAACAGATTGCATGTGGGCGATTCCTGAAAtacaaagaggaagggaggggggaaaaaagccaGACAGGAATTGTGAAAGAATCTGTTCTGCTGGCTTATTATGGGATGCAGTGGAAAGCTGCCTAGATCCCAGTAAGAACGGGGCAGGAGTTAGCTGTCAACACCATCCTCCTCCCCATCCCCAATGTCACTTACTGAGAGCTTAGTACAGGCAGGGCACCATGCTCAGTCACTTGTTCGAGGCATTTTGTTAATTCCCAACAATTCTATCAGGTATGTCCATTCTGCCCAGGAGGAATGGCGTCCTGCCCCTGCGTCCATGCACTATGCCTGAGGGGACACTCTCAAGCTCACCCTCTTAGCACCGGCCAGCCTCTTTCCAGATGTGGTCCGAAGAGGCCTGACTGAGCCCTTTCGGTCACCGCTCCGCAGTCGGGGCGTCAGGCTGCGTGGAGAGGGCGTGCTTCGAGCCAAAGAGCTCACGGTGGGCAGCAGGTCCCGCACAGGACTGTCCTTCAACACAAAAGTCTCCCGGCGAGGGCTGGGCTTCACCTGGCGAGGCGCTGGGCCCTCGCGGGTGCTCTCGGGCTCCTGCAGCGCGCACTGCTCCAGCCTAGCGGCCAGGCGGTTGGCCTCTTGCAGGATCTCCTCCAGCTTCTCAGGGCTGAGGGGCCCTAAGCTGAACCTCGGGGCCTGGAGGGTGGGGGCCACTGCGTTCGGGTCACTTCGGTGGGAGAGGCCCCGTCGAAGTGGCTTCTCCGAAGTTGCCAACACTGCTGTGTCTTCCTCCTCACGACTGAGACAGACAGTAAACGAGGTATTGCGCCCACACACAGGAGAGGAGCGGGGACAAACGCCCCACAATAGAGCCAGGCACACAGCCCCACACCCTATGAGAGCTGGCATCTGGGTGGTGAGATGCACGTTTCCATGGAGTCTTCTGACCAACCTCGGGGGTTTAGCCAGAATGAAGAGGCATTACATCCACTTACCCTCAACACCCGGAACTCTCACTCCGGGCTTACTTCTTCTCCCCTCCCCGAGCTCTGTCACAGAGATCCACATCAACCAGCCACCCAGCAGCCCCTGCGCACCAAGCTTAGCCAAGTCAGCAGCCCAGGCTCCAGAGGCCAACGCTCAGAGACAAAGAGGCGTTGCTATGGGAAAAGAAGCTGCATAAAGAGGCTGGTACCTGTCAGATGGTGACAACCCTCCAAAATCCAAGGTCTCATCCACAATAAACTTGACATCtggaggagagaggagaaggcATGCCAGCCCCAGGGACCTGGCACAGCTCTCAACGGCACCACCTCCTTTGTCCCTCCAGGGCTTCCTTACCTTCCTCCGAATTCTCCATGTTCCCGCCAGCAGGTGCAAGAGTCCCTTTAGACCCGAGCTGGAGAAAAAACACATTTCCTCGGGTCTCCCTTCTGCCCAAGCTCTCCTCGGGGTGCAAGGCAGGAGGAGGGTCATGCTGGAAGCCAAGCCAGCGCCCCGGCTCCTACCAGCGTGGGAGTAGCTAACCCCGTTCCCGCCCCTGTTCCCACAGGGCGGTCCTGATGGGACTGGCGGTTCCCAAAAGTTCCCCCCACACAACCACCCACTCTGCAGGCTGCTCCGAGGCCTCTCCTCATGGGCGGTCTGCGCGCTCCATTTTCCTCCGGCAATAGGCATGACTTGGGTCCTTCCACGACCCTAGCTACTTTCCCCGCTCCCGGCACCCACCCGACTCCCACACCACACCTCCGGCCCACCCGGCCCGGCGGCCATTCCCTCGGAGCCTCACCTCCCGCGAAAGGTGCTCCCCTCTAACAATCCAGTCCCGGGAATCTGCGGTCAGGGGGCGGGGCTCCTTTCAAATCTCCTAGGCTCCACCCACTTTGCCATAGGCGCGCGGTCATTGGTGACTCCAGGTCTTCCCCGCCTCCGGGAGGTGGGGCTATAGCGGCCGGCCGGCCGGAAGTCAGCCCGAGGGGCGGGGGCTCCTGGGTGAGACTGCGCACCCCCGGCTGTGCCGGAGACCGAGGTTCGGCGCCCGGCGTCCCAGGGTGCGGAGCGTCCGGCAGAGGGTGGCGGCGCGCTGGGCAACAGAGCTAGGGGTGTGGCCGTGGCGCCTCGGTGTCGGGTCTTCGCCCCTGCGCTTCTCACGCACCGCGGAACGACTGCCTTCTGAGAGGGGGCTCCTTACCTGCTGCTCTGGGGCCTGACTTGTCCCGCTGCTTACGGATAATCATCTCCATGGTGACCTCTGTAGGCCAAGGCCACATGGCCAGTGTTTCTAATCGTGACTTTTCCATATTTACACGTACTTTAGGGATATTGCGGTCACGCCTCGTGTGTCTCCTGTCgggcggctagtggtttcaaactgctgatctgtcGGTGAGCCGTCCAAGGTGTCTCCCACGATGCCGCCAGGGCTCAGTCTCAGtagggtggcagtgaggttttgagtcTAAGGCAGACACTGTCCTTCTCCTTCGACCCCCGCCCCCGCCTTCTTTTTCACGTTTTCATTCAAAACCAGAGACTGTAACGTGTAAAGCAAACAGGCgtggtgtgcttcttttttgGTGGTTGAGCATGCGCACGGCAGAACATTCACCAATGCATACAATTCCACACGAGCAATTCGGTGTCACCTAATACATCATTCAAGCAGTTCAGGCCTTCTCACCTTCTTACTCCAGTTGTGTCCCCTCAGCCCAAAGTCCAAAGCCCCCTCACTGATGGAGAGCCCCTTGCAGCTCTCCCGTGGCGTCTCTGGGGCAAAGGGCTTTCCGTTGGGCCGCTTGAACTCTGTGCCTCTGTCCACTTGTCCATATAAGGAGGACAGTAGTGTGAGTAAAGATGATTTGGAAAATAActaaaatcataacattttataCCATAGACTCTAAGGGACATGGAAGGAGTCTTTATAACTACTCCCCTGGGAACTAGACGCTGTATTTGTGAACTGCTTACTCATCATTTTAAGGATTTCCTCCCCGTTGTTGCTTCCAATGCTGTCTGGGCCATCAGTTAACACAGTGCTTAGAAATACATGGTAAATTTTTAATGTCAGAAGGCCTGCTAAGTTGTCTGAGCAGCTTTCTGTAAACAAAGAACTTGAGCTTGAGTCCCCAGAGTTATGAGCCTTTTGGCCATTAATAGgctttttatttgtttacttctTTCAGAGTTGGCAGGGAGGGAGCTTTGAGTCTGTTTAAAGTAAAAGCAAAATCAAAGGGGACTAATGCGAATGTAGTTACGTtacaatttaacaccttatcatttgttctccctcttggacccttttaaacttgttctagttgtaatattttctgctttcttttctattgaagtttttctcttattttgttgttgttgggtcttttatttttgttttttgtttggtatgtttttctttacatgaaatgtAGGCGCCCCGGTGGTGGagtgttacatgttggactgcgatctgcgatcaacagatcaaaaccaccagcacctctaaggggaaaagaatgggctttctactcctgagagcagtcacagtcttggaaacccacagggggtcgctgtgagtcagcattgactgaggGCAGGGAGTTGGGGTTGAGAGGATTGGTAGATCTGTAGCGATAAGGGAGGGGtagcagggggaggagggaatgggaagCTGAtgaatataagaatgaagaaaatgttctaaaactgattgtacaactcttcttgatatgattgaactactgaattttatgataagtgaattatatgccaacaaacctGTTAAAAGTAGTTTCTTAGGGTTGTGATCAGGGAGGCTGAAAAAAGGGGGATCTATTAATAAATATGCTAATCGTTAAATATgttcaaaccattgaattgtatgggtTGTGAATTATAAGTTAATGAAACTATTGAAATAAAACAAGTTCCATTAGAGGCAGAAAAGCAATTTGCAAAATGGGGAAACAGTGAAGACATTCTTGACAAAATGCTCTGAGAAGGTACCAAGGTTGATAAAGATGAAAGCAGCCAGGGAGGGGGGTATATTTGCGGTATATTTGgttggaaggagctctggtggcctaatgggctacctgctgggctgctcacggcaaggtcagtagttcgaaatcaccagcccctttctgggaggaagatgagactttctactcctgagaaGAACGACAGGATCAGAAACCGactggggaagttctgctctgttctgttgggtcactctgagttggggtCGACCCAGTGCCAGTGAGTGTGAGAGTTTTCCAGCTTATTTGGCTGGATCTCAGTTACAAAGCTTAGGTGGCAGAATTTCAACTCACTGCTTTTTCAGGGCTAGACTTCCTTTGTAAGGATGGGCTCTAGGTGGGAGGATTTTAGTGAGatatttttctggagcattttaaaatacttaaatACAGAGTGCTGTAAGAGGGCTTTAAGGGTGGTGGAAGAAGTCAGGTCagagtcctccttagaggcaagggtggcaagactttgtcttatataccgtggacatattgccaggagagaccagtctctggagaaggacatcaagcttggtggcagtgaaaagaggaaggctctcaacaagatagatggacacaggggctgcaaccctgggctcgggcacaggacctggcagttctttgttctgttgtgcacaggtcgctgtgggtcggaattgacttctggcacctaacaaccacaaggaGCTGACCACCAGATTCGCATGCTTCTTGACGCACGAGATCATCTAGGCACCCGTAGCTTAGGTTCTGAGGTTAGTGATGCTGAAATGGATTCTGCAGGAATGCGCCAGGAAACCAAGGgcaaccagcctaacacagtccACAGAGACCATAGCCTCCGTCCGAGTtgggtgagtagcaactggggtctgaaaagcttgtgaacagccatctaaggtgcagctagctattggtctctccttgctcagaggaaagaagagtacaGAAAATCGAAGGTGATGGTGACGCGAAATTGCTCAGTGTGGCCCGTCTGTCTGGAGTCTTCTCGATTCCCACCGAATGACTGGGTGGGGGCGGGCAAATGGAATGTATGGGACAACTATGGGTCTGTTTTGTCATTCCGCTGGGTATGAAGTGAGCCGTCTCAGAAGGAGAAACTCACAATCACAAaaaatgcagagccaagaacacaAGGTGTGTGAGATTCCAGGGTGGAGAAGTGGCAACAGGAGCCAAAGCCCCAGAGACCATGGCActgagaccatgaggcagagtgGCCCTCCTGTCCGGGATCAAGTGAAGTTGAATACGCCTTTGGGCAGTCATGCCTgctggcatggctgagaagaggtgctgtgTACAAAAGAAttgtatttataaatatttttgacCCAACCTGTTAACTCCCGTACTAAACCCCCAAACCATGAATATTGTCTGAGTTCTATGTGACTATCGCAACAAATTATCGAACCCAGAGAGAAGTAGCGTGTCCCGGAAGGGACGGTTTGCATCAGAATAAGGTCCAGAATGCTGGCGGGTGAAGGCAtacctgacctctgcctcataggaatcatccttgggcagatgGGAAGGTGGAGTGCTTACCCCCTCTGCATAGCTGGAGGATCCAGACATTTCtcaaagatgcatggaaacaatcAACCTACTAGACTGAGGGACCACATTTGCATCAGGCTCCACAATCctgggaccagaagaactagatggtgcctggataccACTACCGAGTGCtctgagagggaaagagggaagaaaatgtggaacagaactcaaaatcataaaaacaaaaggcCTAGCCTTACGGACTGGAAACCCACCTTGACTATGGCTCTTGGTCATCCTTAAGGTCTGCGAAGGAACTTACCTCCATGGATCCACGTTCTGTCAACCCACACGCAGGTCCATGAAGGAAACCATCACACTGAGGAGCTATGCACGCCTTTGAATAATCAACCATTGGGATCAAAGGGGCAGCATCTCCCCAAGGGCAGAGCAGTCCCGAGGGTGGGGAAAggcgggggaatggaaacaggagactcAGGGAGGGCGTGGGGCGAGTGAGGGTACACTGCGCGGACTACAGCGAATGCGATCAAACCGATCTGCTCTGAAAACCGTCACCCAATTCCCCATGAAAAgggtttttagtttgttttttaaaaaggaaaaattggTCAAGGGAGGACTACTGGGTTGCTGCTAAGTGCCGCCGAGTCTGTTCCTATCCATCGTGAccctcttacaagagaatgaagcactgcctggtcataTGCGCGTTTTTGCAGGCactttgtcagtccatctcgtcgaaagctgtgctagtctgggtagaccagagaaacaaatcaatggacacacatatgtgtataagaaagaggtttatatacaagagcaattgaacatgggaaaaaccatcccagcccagtccagatcaactc
Proteins encoded in this window:
- the PSRC1 gene encoding proline/serine-rich coiled-coil protein 1 isoform X1, which produces MPALIGCGAVCLALLWGVCPRSSPVCGRNTSFTVCLSREEEDTAVLATSEKPLRRGLSHRSDPNAVAPTLQAPRFSLGPLSPEKLEEILQEANRLAARLEQCALQEPESTREGPAPRQVKPSPRRETFVLKDSPVRDLLPTVSSLARSTPSPRSLTPRLRSGDRKGSVRPLRTTSGKRLAGAKRESPTCNLFPASKSPASSPLARSTPPSRSSPANRSTPPSRSTPPSRSTPAKRSTPPSRSTPPSRSTLPCRPAAQVPVPGQARPSGRARAAAPARPVLAPQQPSASNSQRPAPLQGAAAKPSSRLPVPTGLPRPAGRMPLSSRSVLPCKGGPPPDSLSSHKGLPRPSAAGHRVPVSRRPNLPATGATRSNLQAPRKAAVPGPTR
- the PSRC1 gene encoding proline/serine-rich coiled-coil protein 1 isoform X2, which gives rise to MENSEEDVKFIVDETLDFGGLSPSDSREEEDTAVLATSEKPLRRGLSHRSDPNAVAPTLQAPRFSLGPLSPEKLEEILQEANRLAARLEQCALQEPESTREGPAPRQVKPSPRRETFVLKDSPVRDLLPTVSSLARSTPSPRSLTPRLRSGDRKGSVRPLRTTSGKRLAGAKRESPTCNLFPASKSPASSPLARSTPPSRSSPANRSTPPSRSTPPSRSTPAKRSTPPSRSTPPSRSTLPCRPAAQVPVPGQARPSGRARAAAPARPVLAPQQPSASNSQRPAPLQGAAAKPSSRLPVPTGLPRPAGRMPLSSRSVLPCKGGPPPDSLSSHKGLPRPSAAGHRVPVSRRPNLPATGATRSNLQAPRKAAVPGPTR